From a region of the candidate division WOR-3 bacterium genome:
- a CDS encoding peptidylprolyl isomerase, whose amino-acid sequence MKIFSTIFLFFLLSASLSSANADEIISIVEKEAVTRTELETYMKTSIFFIGGFELPNKRLQEEFEKERYENLLNIYLVLNSGDTTGILDVSPEAVEEEFMVLLGDLAYGITGDSTMVDSISAYFSQAGIDWILAKELLRKEFYFKIAAERYVSFSHPDLTNFDNYWVSEDILRELYEEIKDSLSAPVAYSFSRIVLMTIPSEKWLMEVNSKAATIMQALSSGEDFRTLASIYSDDSEGRANGGYLGIVKRGELNPEVENAIFSIETGTAGFAQSPAGLHVLYVPMKWADSAKVYEIFISLLPKREDTLKTLADLDEVMKLLHDGTPFEEVAKRYSNDQFTKDDGGFLENVPAESLDVSLRSILDMLQPGEFTEPIPSPFGFIVLKLEGVVLGEQESYESFKDRIKEIHLLRERQTAIEKWLEELENSLYVWQRDSVLTNEN is encoded by the coding sequence TTGAAAATATTTTCAACGATCTTCCTGTTTTTTCTGCTCTCGGCATCTCTTTCGTCCGCAAACGCTGATGAAATTATATCTATCGTAGAGAAAGAAGCCGTGACGAGAACAGAACTTGAGACGTATATGAAAACGTCGATCTTTTTCATTGGGGGATTTGAACTTCCCAATAAAAGACTCCAGGAAGAATTTGAAAAAGAAAGGTACGAAAATCTTTTAAACATTTATCTTGTACTGAATTCAGGCGACACCACAGGAATTTTAGACGTGTCGCCTGAAGCTGTAGAAGAAGAATTTATGGTTTTGCTCGGAGATTTGGCTTATGGAATAACCGGTGATTCGACAATGGTTGATTCAATAAGCGCGTATTTTTCCCAAGCCGGTATCGACTGGATATTGGCCAAAGAATTATTACGAAAAGAGTTCTATTTCAAAATAGCCGCTGAAAGGTATGTTTCTTTTTCCCATCCGGATCTTACAAATTTTGATAATTACTGGGTCTCTGAAGATATCCTCCGAGAGCTATACGAAGAAATCAAGGACAGCCTCAGCGCCCCTGTTGCATACAGTTTCTCAAGAATCGTCCTCATGACAATCCCGTCTGAAAAATGGCTCATGGAAGTGAACTCCAAAGCGGCGACTATCATGCAAGCTCTGAGTTCAGGAGAAGACTTCAGGACTCTCGCTTCCATATACAGCGACGATTCAGAGGGGAGAGCCAACGGAGGATACCTTGGAATAGTGAAAAGAGGCGAACTAAACCCTGAGGTAGAAAACGCCATTTTTTCAATTGAGACAGGAACAGCCGGTTTTGCTCAAAGCCCGGCGGGTCTGCATGTATTGTACGTACCCATGAAATGGGCTGACAGTGCAAAAGTCTACGAGATTTTTATTTCTTTGCTTCCCAAAAGAGAAGACACACTTAAAACTCTCGCGGACTTGGACGAAGTCATGAAACTTCTTCACGATGGGACTCCTTTTGAAGAAGTCGCGAAAAGGTATTCAAACGACCAATTCACCAAAGACGACGGGGGATTTCTGGAAAATGTACCAGCTGAGTCTCTCGATGTGTCCTTGAGATCGATTCTCGATATGCTCCAACCCGGTGAATTCACCGAACCGATTCCTTCACCTTTCGGCTTCATTGTTTTAAAACTCGAAGGGGTTGTCCTTGGAGAACAGGAGTCATACGAGTCTTTCAAAGACCGTATAAAAGAGATTCACCTTCTCAGGGAAAGACAAACCGCGATAGAAAAATGGTTGGAAGAGCTTGAAAACAGCCTCTACGTCTGGCAAAGAGATTCTGTTCTGACAAATGAGAATTGA
- a CDS encoding peptidyl-prolyl cis-trans isomerase, protein MKRLIYLILALAFLVSCSKDDRQNIPQDTVDAGDISARGFIMDDDTSTLIAVVNGKNVRYAPFRSYMINMLGIDPDTFSSEIVSSVLQTWLSREAVYDVGVQEGYEKDSIYIFMEFDATRQIISQMVLERLTLSMPGVSENEIRSAYDKWKEEIKYEKKVVLYQFFSETMATIARDKILEGVEDTLVPNLVGLDTVEGIRRLYSNMELIEEAVANLKSGEVSEPFSVGDGYFVAKVIEEKYIESPMTPYEQIRPYIMLYLTELNKYDYLNSFVDTLLQNNVTIFDDSIKLRVSN, encoded by the coding sequence TTGAAAAGGCTAATATATTTGATTTTGGCTTTGGCTTTTTTGGTTTCATGTTCCAAAGATGACCGGCAAAACATACCTCAAGACACTGTTGACGCAGGGGATATTTCTGCCCGTGGTTTCATAATGGACGATGACACTTCGACTCTCATAGCGGTTGTAAACGGGAAAAACGTCAGATACGCCCCTTTTAGATCTTACATGATCAACATGCTCGGCATAGACCCTGACACCTTTTCGTCTGAAATTGTTTCGAGTGTCCTTCAGACTTGGCTTTCAAGGGAAGCTGTATACGATGTCGGTGTGCAAGAAGGATACGAAAAAGATTCAATTTACATATTTATGGAGTTCGACGCCACGAGACAGATCATTTCTCAAATGGTTTTGGAAAGGCTGACGCTCTCGATGCCGGGGGTCAGTGAAAACGAGATAAGAAGCGCTTACGATAAATGGAAAGAAGAAATAAAATACGAAAAGAAAGTGGTTTTGTACCAATTCTTCAGCGAAACGATGGCTACAATAGCCAGAGATAAAATCCTTGAAGGAGTCGAAGATACTCTGGTGCCGAACCTGGTAGGACTTGACACTGTTGAAGGGATCAGGAGACTTTATTCCAACATGGAATTGATTGAAGAAGCTGTCGCGAATCTGAAATCGGGAGAAGTAAGCGAACCCTTCAGCGTCGGAGATGGTTATTTCGTAGCTAAAGTAATTGAAGAAAAATACATTGAATCTCCAATGACGCCTTATGAGCAGATCAGGCCTTACATAATGCTATACCTCACTGAGTTGAACAAATACGACTACCTGAACAGTTTTGTCGACACTCTTCTTCAGAACAATGTGACCATTTTCGACGACAGCATTAAGTTGAGGGTGAGTAATTGA
- a CDS encoding RNA-binding S4 domain-containing protein, with amino-acid sequence MRIDVFLDAVCLFKSRTMSSKACQEGIVKINGSGAKPSKEIKEDDILEIRNFTSTKRFRVLAIPQKNVKKSDVGMFIQFLTGLS; translated from the coding sequence ATGAGAATTGACGTATTTCTAGACGCTGTCTGCCTTTTTAAAAGCAGAACGATGTCTTCGAAGGCTTGCCAAGAAGGAATCGTAAAAATCAACGGATCTGGAGCAAAACCTTCAAAAGAAATCAAAGAAGACGATATCTTGGAAATTCGGAACTTTACAAGCACTAAACGTTTTCGCGTTCTGGCGATACCACAAAAAAACGTCAAAAAATCCGATGTCGGAATGTTTATCCAGTTTTTAACGGGTTTGTCATGA